From a region of the Aerosakkonema funiforme FACHB-1375 genome:
- the coaE gene encoding dephospho-CoA kinase (Dephospho-CoA kinase (CoaE) performs the final step in coenzyme A biosynthesis.): MAINNHRLIGLTGGIGTGKTTVANYLANAYKLPIFDADIYAREAVQPGSSILNNIAERYGADILAASGALNRQQLGNIIFNNPQEKYWLEQQIHPYVRDRFVEAIERLPLNSTAVLVVPLLFEANMTDLVTEIWVVFVDEQQQLNRLIERDELTLAQAKARINSQMSLQEKCNKADVVLDNSSTLEALLKQVDAAIKA, from the coding sequence ATGGCTATTAACAATCATCGCCTTATTGGTTTAACTGGTGGCATTGGCACAGGCAAAACTACGGTTGCAAATTATCTCGCCAATGCCTACAAATTGCCTATTTTTGATGCGGATATCTACGCACGAGAAGCTGTACAACCGGGCTCGTCAATTCTTAACAACATAGCCGAACGCTACGGCGCGGATATTCTCGCAGCTTCAGGTGCGTTAAATCGTCAACAGTTGGGCAATATTATTTTCAACAATCCTCAAGAAAAATATTGGTTAGAGCAACAAATACACCCCTATGTGCGCGATCGTTTTGTCGAAGCGATCGAGCGATTACCTTTAAATTCCACAGCAGTGTTAGTTGTACCTTTGTTATTTGAAGCAAATATGACAGATTTAGTCACAGAAATTTGGGTGGTTTTTGTTGACGAACAACAACAATTAAATAGGTTGATAGAACGAGATGAATTAACTTTAGCACAAGCCAAAGCCAGAATTAACAGTCAAATGTCACTTCAGGAAAAGTGTAACAAAGCCGATGTAGTTTTGGATAACTCTTCTACTCTGGAAGCCTTATTAAAACAGGTTGATGCAGCCATAAAAGCATGA